Part of the Paenibacillus wynnii genome is shown below.
GTATCTTTTTATCATCAATAAAAACCTGAGCAGAGGCTGATCGATCTTTGAGATTTTGAAAGTAAGTAAAATGGTTATCTGCAGACGCTCCTGGATTACCTGTATCGTGAGCAACTAAAAAGCCCGGCGTACCAGAGGTTAACCTGGTGCCGGGCCGAACGCTATGTCGCTTATCAATATAACGCCGTTCGATTGGATATTTGTCCTTGATCATTATTTACCTCCCTAAAAATTGATTAGCTACAATGACACCAATGGTGATGCCGATAATATATTTGATCATGTCCATCCAGGCTTTACGTTCTGACCCACTATCTTTGTTGGCCTGCTGAAGCAACGAGAATATTTTGCTTTCTAGGCTATCGAATTTCCCCATGATGGCGCTGAACTGGATCTCCATCTTGATCGTGGATTCCTTGATCTGCTTGATGTTCTCCTCGTGCCGGTGATCGTTCTCTTCTAGTAGCTTAAGCTTCGTATTAGCCGTGACATTCTCAGCTGCCAAACGCGTAAACTCGTGGGTCAATGTAGACAACCCCTCCTCCACATCCTCCAATCGTTGTAGTGGCACTACATCATCAGTCCCTCCTTGTTGATCTGTTCCCCCATCTGCCATCTGACCCATCTCCCTGTTCTCGATATACGAATAAAAACACGCCCCGGAGAGCGTGCCTGTGTTTAATATGGTACCTTGTCACGGGTTAGATCGTTGCCCAACTTTCTTTCCTCTCTGCGATCGTTACTGATAAACTTGCATCGCCATTTCTGCTAAAACATCCTCCACAAAATCTCCGCGCTCAACTTGCACCTCAATACGTGCATTGGCGAGGCGCAACTGTGTCTCCAGCGCAGCTATACGCTCGGCGTCCATCGGCTCTATAACTGGCTCCGGCTCTGCTCCTTGCGCTGGCTCGTCCGGCAGCTCTACCAATTCGGACTCTCCGGTCTGCGCGTTATAAACTAACTGCATCATGCACTGTACACCTCCACGATAGAACCATTAGCAACATACGCCGCAGTTAATGGTGCGTAAAATCCCACCTGAAGGGCAGTAAATGGTGTTGGGTTCTCAGTATATATTCTGCCTATTTTGTTGTCGGTACCTTGTGCCGCGGTATTGTCGTTGTACTGGGCTACGTAACTGGTCATTACTGTGCGTCGGCTACGTCTAGCGTCGAATGATATGTCCAAAACCACACCCCGGCTACCCATTCTGCCAGTAGAATAATTATTACCGCCTAGCGTGTTCGGGAATAAGTCATTCAAAAAGGGCCAGTCACTCGGGCGAATATCCCAGCCGTAGTTTTTGTCGTCCTGGCTACTAAACAGCAGGCATTTTACCGCGGCTTTTGATTGTGACCCCAGGTTGTCCAGCAAGAAACTTTTGATAATCGCTCTTTGAAAGTGAAAGCCATATGGTTTTGCACCTAGCGCCGTGATATTCACTGCAGCGCCTCCGATTGTCAATGATAACTGAAACGTGTCAGCTGTTGCGTTGACTACGTAGTGAATCGTCTGTGTTATTCCTGTAGGGTACACAGCACCGTCGGTTGACTGACCCTTATTCCAGGCTGGGAATACTATCATACCGTTTGTCAGACCATGGGCAGCTGCCGTAATGGTGCTCGTTCCGGTGTCTATTGCTGTATGTTGGATAACCGGGTTACCGTTGTAGGTGTAGGAAACCAGCAGAGTAGTACCACCACCCGAACCTGACGTACCCGGAATACCTTGTGGTCCGGGTTCACCTTGGATACCTTGTTCTCCGGGATCTCCTTTGTCGCCCTTTACACCTTGGATACCCTGAGCGCCTGTATCCCCTTTGTCTCCCTTTGGACCTGTTAACCCAGTGTCACCTTTAGGACCAGTGGCTCCTATTAATCCTTGAGGTCCTTGTATGCCTTGAGCTCCGATTTCTCCCTTATCGCCTTTAACTCCTGCTGCTCCGGTTGCCCCCTGAGGACCAGTATCACCGTGATCTCCCTTGGGACCCATAGCACCAGTCAGTCCGATTGGACCCTGTACGCCCGGAATACCTTGAGGACCCACGGGGCCTGTCTCTCCAGTATCACCTTTTGGTCCTTGTGGTCCGGTAGGCCCCGGCAATCCACTACCGCCACCGATGCCTGTACTAATAACAATCGTCGCTGGCCCCGGTCCCGGTGTTACATTGATTGGAACGTCGCTCATTGTGTCACATCCCTTGCAACGTTGATGGTCATCGTCACACTGCTAAGAGTTATCTCGCCTACAATACACTGGATATCGGTAAACAGAGTGCCAACTGGCCATTCACTGGTGTCGGATACCGTCAGTAAAAATATATCTGCATCGTCCGTTTCGGATATCGATACCTCAGACACTAGCCTACCCAAGCTATCACGCACTTGTGATCGTAGATCAGAGAGCGAAACTCCTGCCCACTGAGCTGTATATATAAAGGTGTCTCCCCGTTTTATGGTTAGGTCAGCCATCCTTGTGGCCTCCTTGTAAAAAAGATAGCCCCCGGATCGACTCCGAGGGCAAAATAAAAACGCCTCAATGGGCGCTGCTGTGAAACTATTCTTCGGTTAAGTATTCCAGGTCAGAGTCGATTAGAATTTCTTTTACTGCTGGTTTAAGTGTGCTTGGTACATCTTTATACGCCGTCTTACCCAAGATTACACGCTGTGCAAAAAACATCGCCATCATATCATCACCTCCCTCCAATTTTGACATGATCCAAATCACCACTCCGACAATCACTGATATACCATCAATGCCATTTCGGCAATGAGCTCCTCCATAAAATCAGAGCGATCCGACTGAGCTAGCACTTGTGCCTTCAGCAACGTCACTTGAATCGAAAGCGCTGGCTGAGGCGGTGTAAACTCACCAGGCGTTTCAGGGTCAGGGTAACTGAATAACAGTTCTTTCTTATTAGGGTCAATGCCTGTTAAGCGGCCTTCTATGAAGTCTTGGGCGTATGCACCGTAATCCACAGATATGACATCAACCGTATCTCTAACCCGTTCAGATAGACTCACGTATAACTCAAATTCTCTTTCTATTGTGATTTCTTCCACATCGCCGGAACGCTCTCCAGTTATTTGAACAATAGTTCCTGACGTTTTATCAAAGTATACACGTCTTCCAATTTCCATTCTTACGACCCCCTATTCGATTGCTAACCAAACCACAGATATGCCATTAACATAAGAGCCCATATTTATATACACATTTGTGTTCGTAGGTTTACTCGTGTGATAGTCCCACGGTTCAGATGAGTAACCGTCAAATTTAACCCATGTGTTATTAATCCACGCTTTAGCATATGCCCCACTTGAACCGATACTTTGGGCGAGTAAAACAGAGGGTACAAAGGTCAATCCGAGATGGATCAGACCCGACCCCCAAGCTACGGTGCCAGTAGCTGAACGTCTGCCCGCTACAGCTGTACCCGTTAAGGATATACCTGCTGCGGACGAAAATGTTTTCCCCGTTAGTACGTCGGATGCTACTGCAGTACCCGTTACAGCCGAAACTGTGCCGCCTGTAGTATATCCTGCGGGGATTGTTTGAGCCACTGTACTAGGGGACTTGTTCTGCGCACCGTTATTCGGCATACTCCCCGCAATAACTCCGGAGTCTGTTCCTAATGTATATCCGGTCAATACTTGAGCAACTGCTGCTGTTCCATACTCACCTCCTTCACCCTGTAAGATAAAATTTCCAGTGGTTGAATTGTACCTGATGGTATAGATACTCCCCGCCTTCAAGCTACCACTCACCAGCGCGCCTCCATTGGACTTCAGCACCGGTTTAACGCCAAGACCGTTTACATTTATCGTTACTGCTCCTGTATTTAAAATAGCATTTTTGAACGCAACAGGTAGCCCATCAACATAAGCTGTTGCGGCAGGGTTAAGAGTGACTACTTTGGCATTTGCTGTACCTGTATCCGGTGCATAACGAACATGTGAGGTATCCACCACATGAGTATCAACAGTCTGTCCATTGCTTGCAGTCACATTCCCCCCTTTTGTAAGAGGAAATAAATTATCCCATGCTGTATTTGCGCTGTTGCGTTGTGTCATTTGAAAGTTCTTATCTGCCATTATTAAACCTCCTTATACCAAAAATCGCCCGATAATGGGCTTGTTGGTGCTAGTGTTGCCATGGTTATTTTGGCCAAATTCGTAGGTTTGCTAAGTACATTCGCCCATTCCACGCTATCGGCCACAGCCGCTCCTGGTTCCCCCTGATCCCCTTTAGGACCCTGAGGGCCGGTTAATCCAATGTTCCCCTGTGCACCAGTGTCTCCCTTTGGTCCAATTGCACCGGTGTCACCCTTCACTCCTTGTAATCCTTGGAATCCTTGTGCCCCTTGTGGACCTACTTCCCCGATGTCTCCCTTCACGCCTTGGATGCCCTGCAGACCCTGAATCCCTTGAGCACCTGTCGCACCCTTGATATTGCCTCGAAGCGTCCACACTGCTGCGGCTGTTTTTTCTCGGATATCCCACGTTGATGTATTAATGTGAAAATCTCCACTGACTCCAAGGGTATTCGCGGGAACAGCTGTGCTTGAATACCATGTTTTTCCGTCAGCACCCTGCGCACCAGCCAATCCCTGTATCCCTTGTATCCCTTGTATCCCCTGCGATCCTGTGTCTCCTTTCAAACCTTGCACACCTTGTAGTCCGGTATCCCCTTTTTCACCTTTTAAGCCAATGGTTACATTTACCGTTTCAATGTATTCGACCAGTATATCCGTCCCGGTCATAACACCTACAGGAATTTCAAAGCTCGTAGCTGAAGTCTCTACCAAGGCAGCGTTCACTTGCTTCTGACCGTGCAAATACCAGAAAAGCGTATTTGTTCCTGGATTATAGCTACCCTTTGTTAAATTAAATAGGGTTTGCCCAGCTTGGACCGTAAAGATTTCCTGTTTAATCGTGATGCATTCCGGATTACTATTGCCGTGCAAAGTTCCGTCCGAAGCTATGGTTAAATTATTACCTACCTTCACGGCGCCTAAGGTTGTTATCGTAGCAATATTGGTAGGTCCCGCCGGTCCCTGGGAACCCGTATCGCCTTTGTCCCCTTTTACACCCTGAATGCCCTGATCTCCTTTAGCCCCCGCCGATCCGGTCAGTCCTGTATCTCCTTTGGGTCCCTGAACACCGGTTGCTCCAGTATCACCTTTTACGCCTTGAATGCCCTGCGGCCCGGTATCACCTTTTGGACCCTGGACACCTGGAGCGCCCGTATCTCCTTTAACACCAACAAGGCCCTGCGCACCCTGGATACCAGGATCTCCTTTAAGCCCCTGCGGCCCAACAGCACCCGTATCCCCCTTTGGCCCTTGTAGACCTTGAGGACCTGTTGCTCCGGGATCTCCCTTAGGGCCTTGTAAACCGATTGGACCTGTGTCGCCCTTGGGACCCTGCGGTCCTGCTGGGCCCTGTTCTCCTGTGCCCCCAGATTGTGACATGATCTGCGGGCGTTTTATTTCGCTCTGCAACTGACGGACTACAGTAGTGATGGTCGGGATCTCGTCACCAAACTGCACCTCTACTTTATAATCCTCTTCGTAGATTTCCCGCACTTCAGTGATGCGGGTATCCATTGAAACACCCCAATGGGCATCCCGTAGAGTAACGATGTCACCTAGGAACCAGTCCTGCTCAAAAATGAAACTACCCGTCTCCACCACAGCACCCTCAAAGGTTTGCACACGCTTATACTCCGCGAGCTTCTGTTGACCTATGGTGGTCAGCTCATCGACATCCTCTGCGCTTGAAGCATCGATGTATACCTCTCGGCGTTCAATTCCCGTGCCGGCACCAACGGCAAGCACAAGCTGATCCGCTTCCTCGCCTTTTCCCGCAGCATAACCTACATTCCTGAATTGACTATCCGAATCCACAAACTTTTGACTGGTGACATTTTCAAACTCCGTCGAGAAAATAACGGGCGGGTAAATGTCTTGCTTATCGGTGATATTCCGGCCCGTCAGTATGTCGAAAGTGACTCGTTTCGTCAGTACATTCAAACTTGTGAACCAACCCATATCGCAGAAACTCGCAATCTGACCGGTTACCCCTAGTAGTGGCTCATACCTTGTCTGCCAAGGCGTTTCTATTCCTCGGCCTTGATCTGTGGCAATATCAAAAAACGGAATCTTCCGCGCGGCGTAGATGCCGGTTGCGTAAGTTCCGTTGACAAGGTGATTATTCACATAATGCTTCATGACCGTTTCTGCCGGCCCCCGAATGCGATCATAGGTATCGGACACCGTGACACGTCGGTCCAGGATACCCCCTAGTGTCCTACCTTTTACGACAACAGTCTCGATTCCCTGCTCTGTAAGGTACAACTCCCGGCCCTCAATCATTCCGGATCGTTGGCCGTCATTATCAATCATTATGAAACAATCTTTTTGAAGAGCATCAGCATATTGTTTATTTACGGCGATGTGCAGTTCAAATTCTCCTTCACGGTAAAAACGCCGTGTAAACTGCAGGCTTTCATGGTTGTCAATTTCACCAATCCAATTGAATTCGATGTCGTAAATGCGTACGATTCCAGCCACAGCTTACACCCCCGTATGCATCCAAACATCACCCGCTATAGGGTTTGCTGGTGCTGTATCCCCTACAGCAAGCCGATTCCCGACCGTATTCTGTATGGTTGCAAACCAGCTATCCCAGGCAGACTGTATGCTGGCTAAAGAGCTGTTCCAGACATTCCACATTTCTGCTGCTGGAATGCTAATTAAGCTCGATACCAGGCCAGCGGATGTAAGGCGCTCATCGGTGATATCCGCCACAGATAGTGTAGTTGCCCCTTTTCTAACATGAATTTGAGCTAGCCCTAATTCTTTGACCGTGGCTGTAATTGTTAATGCGGGCACCACAGGGTTACTTGCTGCGATTCCTTTCTTAATGACAACCTTAATCTCTCGGGCAACCTCGTCAAATCGCAACGCGACCCGATCAATACGGTCAAGCATGGTGTCTGCTGGCGCAAGGGTTTTGATCAGCAACGAATCATTATGATACATGTACCCCCGAATCAACGCGTAGCCACTCTCAATGCTGCAGTTTAAACCTGCGTCTGTTACTACACGTAAGCCCGCATTGCCATTTTCAGTATACAAGCCGTCCGACAAAAACAATCCAAAGTACTCAGCATAGTCGGCTGCTGTATATTCCCGAATATCCGATTCCGTGGAATTAAAGAACCTGAACTTCTCCATATGTCACCCTTTCTACGCCCCGAAATATCGGTTGCGATAATTAATAGATATCGCAAACGGTTCAATTCCTTCTGGGTCGTCGCTTGTGTATTTCACAATATTATCCCCAGGCTGCAAACTCCAAAGGGAACTGTTTGGATCTATCCAGTGGAGCACATTAACTTTGGATCCGTTTGGCGCTTGGATCTCTACACGCTTATTACCGAAATGCGTGGTAATCGTGAGTTTGTCCCCACTAAGTAATACTCGGTTTACTTTGATATACCTATCAATACTATGATTAGTGATACAAGGGTTTGTGGCGGGTCCATAGATTTCAATCCTTACCGGAGTATCAACATCACCCTCATTTATCACATTTACACTCTTTGCCCCGCGGGTAGCGAATTGGTTCGGAAACCGAACCGGAAAACTCAGCCCACCAATCCATGTCGCAATAAGATCCGAAGAATCAAATTCATCCAGTAAATACGGATCCGGACAAAGGAACGAGGCGGTGAACAACTGGTTATTTGCATATCGTTCCCCCCATATAGGGCCCGATTCAGCAATACCACCAATCGTATAGGCCCTGTCATCATTTTGATAAACCAGTTGTCCCATTATTTTTGGGTTAAGAATTTGAGACAGTTGGCGACGAAGGGCATAAAGCTCATCCCTACTATTTGCCAATATCGCTCCCTGGATAGAGAGCAAACGGTCTTTAATCGCTACCCGGTACACCGTAGATCCATCCTGGAAAGGACCAGTCGTCTTCCGGACATCCGTATCCACACTTCCTATTCCATCAATATGTGAAAGAATAAAAGGTCGGAGATTCTCAAAGACAACCTTACCCCCTCGGTCATTCGTATAGCTTAATTTCTGCATTGTTCCTCCTCCCTACACAAGTGATTGTGCTGCTAAACGTGCCGCTCTAGAAATATCAGATGGGGAAGTCACCGGCGTATTAAATGTTTGGCTGACCGATACTACTGTGCCCTGTACCACTGGTGGAACAGAGTTGACCGCACCTTTAGCCTTTTGCTCAGCTGCAGCCTTTTTGGCGTCAGCAGCCTGATTAAGAACGGCCATTGCTGAATTCCTAGCGGCGTCGATCTGAGAGTTAATACCGGCAATCAAGCTGCTGATCTGATCCACTTTAACCTTGAAACCTTGGTACATCTTCTCTCCCAATGTCTGACCCGTGATATGGTAAGAGTCACCAAAATCCGTCAGTAACTTCAGAATATCCTTCTGCTGGTCTTCAATAATCATTTTCTCAGCTTCAGCCTGCAGGTTTTTGGCTTCCAATAGTTTTGCATAATGAGCCTGCGTATCTATGAGTTGTTTTTCCAGAGAAGCCTTCTGAGCCTCATAGACATTATTAATCCGGACTTGGTCCGCTTCGTAATCAGCTTCCATGAGTTCCTTCTTGTCGAGCAGTTGCTGCTTAATGGCATCGGTCTTTGCCTTTAGCTGATCTTGCAGTGTTTTCTTCTCTTCGTTAAGAACATCTTTCTTATCAGACAACTGTTCTTCCTGACGCCGCTTCTCTTGCTCAGCCAGGACCCTATTTAATTCCTTTTGAAGTTGTGCCCGATTGTAATCGTCATGCTCGTAATCAATTTTTGAAGTAAGTTGTCCAATTTTCTTGGCATCCTCAGCATCAACA
Proteins encoded:
- a CDS encoding collagen-like protein, with translation MSDVPINVTPGPGPATIVISTGIGGGSGLPGPTGPQGPKGDTGETGPVGPQGIPGVQGPIGLTGAMGPKGDHGDTGPQGATGAAGVKGDKGEIGAQGIQGPQGLIGATGPKGDTGLTGPKGDKGDTGAQGIQGVKGDKGDPGEQGIQGEPGPQGIPGTSGSGGGTTLLVSYTYNGNPVIQHTAIDTGTSTITAAAHGLTNGMIVFPAWNKGQSTDGAVYPTGITQTIHYVVNATADTFQLSLTIGGAAVNITALGAKPYGFHFQRAIIKSFLLDNLGSQSKAAVKCLLFSSQDDKNYGWDIRPSDWPFLNDLFPNTLGGNNYSTGRMGSRGVVLDISFDARRSRRTVMTSYVAQYNDNTAAQGTDNKIGRIYTENPTPFTALQVGFYAPLTAAYVANGSIVEVYSA
- a CDS encoding CD1375 family protein, with the translated sequence MSKLEGGDDMMAMFFAQRVILGKTAYKDVPSTLKPAVKEILIDSDLEYLTEE
- a CDS encoding Gp37-like protein — its product is MAGIVRIYDIEFNWIGEIDNHESLQFTRRFYREGEFELHIAVNKQYADALQKDCFIMIDNDGQRSGMIEGRELYLTEQGIETVVVKGRTLGGILDRRVTVSDTYDRIRGPAETVMKHYVNNHLVNGTYATGIYAARKIPFFDIATDQGRGIETPWQTRYEPLLGVTGQIASFCDMGWFTSLNVLTKRVTFDILTGRNITDKQDIYPPVIFSTEFENVTSQKFVDSDSQFRNVGYAAGKGEEADQLVLAVGAGTGIERREVYIDASSAEDVDELTTIGQQKLAEYKRVQTFEGAVVETGSFIFEQDWFLGDIVTLRDAHWGVSMDTRITEVREIYEEDYKVEVQFGDEIPTITTVVRQLQSEIKRPQIMSQSGGTGEQGPAGPQGPKGDTGPIGLQGPKGDPGATGPQGLQGPKGDTGAVGPQGLKGDPGIQGAQGLVGVKGDTGAPGVQGPKGDTGPQGIQGVKGDTGATGVQGPKGDTGLTGSAGAKGDQGIQGVKGDKGDTGSQGPAGPTNIATITTLGAVKVGNNLTIASDGTLHGNSNPECITIKQEIFTVQAGQTLFNLTKGSYNPGTNTLFWYLHGQKQVNAALVETSATSFEIPVGVMTGTDILVEYIETVNVTIGLKGEKGDTGLQGVQGLKGDTGSQGIQGIQGIQGLAGAQGADGKTWYSSTAVPANTLGVSGDFHINTSTWDIREKTAAAVWTLRGNIKGATGAQGIQGLQGIQGVKGDIGEVGPQGAQGFQGLQGVKGDTGAIGPKGDTGAQGNIGLTGPQGPKGDQGEPGAAVADSVEWANVLSKPTNLAKITMATLAPTSPLSGDFWYKEV
- a CDS encoding phage tail family protein, producing the protein MQKLSYTNDRGGKVVFENLRPFILSHIDGIGSVDTDVRKTTGPFQDGSTVYRVAIKDRLLSIQGAILANSRDELYALRRQLSQILNPKIMGQLVYQNDDRAYTIGGIAESGPIWGERYANNQLFTASFLCPDPYLLDEFDSSDLIATWIGGLSFPVRFPNQFATRGAKSVNVINEGDVDTPVRIEIYGPATNPCITNHSIDRYIKVNRVLLSGDKLTITTHFGNKRVEIQAPNGSKVNVLHWIDPNSSLWSLQPGDNIVKYTSDDPEGIEPFAISINYRNRYFGA